The Shewanella oneidensis MR-1 genome has a window encoding:
- a CDS encoding IS5-like element ISSod6 family transposase, whose product MPRLMLTDARWEKLFHLMKSTGRVYDKPEHRQTFEGILYRLRTGIPWRDLPKEFGHWSTVFRRFHLWSKKGVLAHLFKALANLADIEWVFIDGSIVRAHQHSAGAATLSNESIGKSRGGNSTKIHLAVDSGGLPIYFELSEGQKHDITHAPSLIEHLKQVDTVIADKGYDSDAFRELIANKGGKSVIPRRRYKNTPQERVDWCLYRYRHLVENAFGRIKHYRAISTRYDKLARNYASMVSLAFMLMWLPMYC is encoded by the coding sequence ATGCCAAGACTTATGCTAACCGATGCACGCTGGGAAAAGCTATTTCATTTAATGAAAAGCACAGGCCGTGTTTATGACAAACCTGAACATAGACAAACATTCGAAGGTATTCTTTACCGCCTTAGAACAGGTATCCCTTGGCGAGATTTACCTAAAGAGTTCGGTCATTGGAGCACGGTCTTTAGACGGTTTCATTTATGGTCTAAGAAAGGCGTTCTAGCACATTTATTCAAGGCCTTAGCCAACCTTGCTGATATAGAATGGGTCTTTATTGATGGCTCGATAGTGCGAGCTCACCAGCACAGTGCAGGTGCAGCGACGCTAAGTAATGAGAGTATTGGTAAAAGTCGAGGCGGTAATTCAACCAAAATTCACTTAGCCGTCGACAGCGGAGGATTACCGATTTATTTCGAATTATCAGAAGGCCAAAAACACGATATTACACACGCCCCCAGCTTAATTGAGCACCTGAAGCAGGTTGATACCGTCATTGCAGATAAAGGTTATGACAGCGATGCTTTTCGTGAACTTATCGCCAATAAAGGCGGGAAATCTGTTATTCCAAGGCGCCGCTATAAGAATACACCTCAAGAAAGAGTCGATTGGTGCTTATATCGGTATCGACATTTAGTGGAGAATGCTTTTGGAAGAATAAAACACTATCGAGCAATATCAACAAGATATGACAAGCTAGCAAGAAATTACGCCAGTATGGTGTCACTGGCGTTTATGTTAATGTGGTTGCCGATGTATTGCTGA
- a CDS encoding TraR/DksA family transcriptional regulator: MDNSVKNGVAKARSQLPVGQSLLSCEECKCPIPEARRKAVAGVRLCVGCQSKSDKRQKEVSKVHRRASTRVC; encoded by the coding sequence ATAGACAACAGTGTTAAGAATGGCGTAGCCAAAGCTAGGAGTCAATTACCAGTCGGTCAAAGTCTACTTTCTTGTGAGGAATGTAAATGTCCAATTCCTGAGGCTCGAAGAAAAGCAGTTGCAGGCGTTCGACTCTGTGTTGGCTGCCAAAGTAAGTCGGATAAAAGACAAAAAGAGGTAAGCAAGGTTCATCGCCGTGCCAGTACTAGGGTCTGTTGA
- a CDS encoding iron-containing alcohol dehydrogenase produces the protein MSTTFYMPPMSLMGQHAIKLLGTELQARNFNKALIVTDKALVDIKLVDKLTDELSAHDIAFAIFDGVKPNPTEKNIVQGLALLEAQKCDFVISFGGGSSHDCAKGIALVAANGGHIRDYSKGVHLSAKPQLPLVTVNTTAGTAAEMTIFAIVTNEEDETKYPIVDKNLTPIIAVNDSELMVAMPKFLTAATGMDALTHAVEAYVSTAATPITDASAIKAIELIAQNLKAAVDNGEDREAREAMQYGEYLAGMAFSNASLGYVHSMAHQLGGVYDLVHGLCNAILLPVVSRFNSAEKVERFAEVAKAMGVDTVGMTLIDAAESGILAIEKLSASVGTDQKLSDLGVKEDKLEFMAINALNDACSLTNPRKATTEDIINIFKKAM, from the coding sequence ATGAGTACTACATTTTATATGCCTCCAATGTCTCTGATGGGACAACATGCTATCAAATTGTTAGGCACAGAACTGCAGGCAAGAAACTTCAACAAGGCACTGATTGTTACAGATAAGGCATTAGTAGATATCAAGTTGGTGGATAAGCTGACAGATGAGTTATCTGCCCACGATATCGCATTCGCAATTTTTGATGGCGTTAAGCCGAACCCAACAGAAAAAAATATTGTTCAGGGTTTAGCTCTGCTCGAAGCGCAAAAATGTGATTTCGTTATTTCATTCGGCGGAGGTTCTTCACATGACTGTGCTAAAGGCATCGCATTGGTCGCAGCCAACGGCGGTCACATTCGTGATTACTCTAAAGGGGTTCATCTGTCGGCTAAGCCACAACTTCCTCTGGTGACGGTGAATACTACAGCTGGCACTGCAGCGGAGATGACGATATTTGCCATCGTGACCAATGAGGAAGATGAAACTAAATACCCGATTGTAGATAAAAACCTGACCCCAATAATTGCAGTAAACGACTCAGAGCTGATGGTTGCAATGCCTAAGTTCCTCACGGCAGCGACTGGTATGGATGCATTGACTCATGCGGTAGAAGCTTATGTGTCGACGGCAGCAACGCCAATAACCGATGCGTCAGCAATTAAAGCTATTGAACTTATTGCCCAAAACCTGAAAGCGGCAGTCGACAATGGTGAAGATCGTGAAGCTCGTGAGGCTATGCAATACGGTGAGTACCTTGCCGGTATGGCATTCTCTAATGCTTCATTAGGTTATGTACACTCGATGGCTCACCAACTCGGTGGTGTCTATGACCTGGTGCACGGTCTCTGTAACGCCATCTTGTTACCGGTAGTGTCACGTTTTAACTCGGCTGAAAAAGTGGAGCGTTTTGCCGAGGTGGCGAAAGCAATGGGTGTAGATACTGTAGGCATGACGTTAATCGATGCTGCTGAATCTGGCATCCTTGCTATCGAGAAGCTATCCGCTTCGGTTGGTACAGATCAGAAACTGTCTGACCTTGGTGTTAAGGAGGACAAGCTTGAGTTTATGGCAATCAACGCCCTGAATGATGCCTGCTCCTTAACAAATCCAAGAAAGGCAACCACTGAAGATATTATTAATATTTTCAAGAAAGCTATGTAA
- a CDS encoding LysR substrate-binding domain-containing protein, with product MFNWEGVSEFVAVAEAESFTKAAKQLGISTAQVSRQVSALETRMATKLFHRTTRKVSVSEVGRIYYQHCRQVLDGLEEAERAITNLQSTPRGLLKITAPVTYGEKTLVPLVNDFIAKYPELEVKINLTNQKVDLIDDGYDLAIRLGQLKDSSIMAKRLGSRTQYVCASPDYVSTFGIPHSLSELEQHNCLLGTLDYWRFQENGKTRNVRVKGNLTCNSGYALVDAAIKGIGIIQLPEYYVLPFLEDGQLVPLLEQNRQPKEGIWALYPHNRHLSPKVRMLLDYLSEALS from the coding sequence ATGTTTAATTGGGAAGGCGTTAGCGAATTTGTAGCCGTTGCAGAGGCAGAGAGCTTTACTAAGGCTGCAAAACAGCTTGGGATATCTACCGCGCAAGTCAGCAGGCAGGTCAGCGCATTAGAAACCCGAATGGCTACTAAGCTGTTTCACCGCACCACACGTAAAGTGTCGGTGAGCGAAGTGGGCCGGATCTATTATCAACACTGCAGACAAGTGCTGGATGGATTAGAAGAGGCCGAGCGCGCGATTACTAATTTACAGAGTACACCGAGAGGGCTGTTAAAAATTACCGCCCCAGTAACTTATGGTGAAAAAACGCTTGTGCCGCTGGTGAACGATTTTATCGCTAAATACCCAGAGCTTGAAGTAAAGATAAATCTAACGAATCAGAAGGTCGACTTAATCGATGATGGGTACGATCTCGCCATTCGACTCGGACAGCTTAAAGACTCGAGTATTATGGCCAAAAGACTAGGCTCAAGAACTCAATATGTCTGCGCCTCCCCAGATTATGTTTCAACTTTTGGAATACCTCACTCACTGTCTGAGCTGGAACAGCATAACTGTCTGTTGGGAACATTAGATTACTGGCGATTTCAGGAAAATGGAAAGACGAGAAATGTCAGGGTTAAGGGTAATTTGACCTGTAACAGTGGCTATGCACTCGTTGATGCCGCGATAAAAGGCATAGGCATCATTCAGCTACCTGAGTACTATGTATTGCCTTTTTTAGAAGATGGACAGCTTGTTCCACTGTTGGAGCAAAACCGTCAACCTAAAGAGGGGATCTGGGCACTCTATCCTCACAACCGGCACTTATCACCTAAAGTGCGCATGCTACTTGATTATCTGAGTGAAGCTCTGAGTTAA